The Schistocerca nitens isolate TAMUIC-IGC-003100 chromosome 2, iqSchNite1.1, whole genome shotgun sequence nucleotide sequence TAACACAGACATGCACAATGCTGTTCCTCCACACCTTATCTGGGTTGTATAAGATAGATCAGAGAGCACATTTCCAGTAAATTGGTTCTGAGTATGAGGAATCATGCTCTCAGGAGGTATGTTAAAGCCCTGATGTAGGCATGAAGACTGCTGATATGGCTCATCTTCTTACATAAATATTGATATGGAAGTGTCCCAAATTTCATTGAAAATGCGATATTTTTTAACATTTGCAACACATGGACTCTTTGATTTCACCCCATTTGTAAGATTTTTCAGACACCATGCATGCATCTTAttttgaaaacaataaaattagttgatcaaaaaattgaactatttaacacatatTGATCACTAATAACAATTGTGATGATGCGGCATAAATAACATCTTCTGCAATGAAAACAAGAATCATGTGGTATAATTATGACAAATTTAATTATAGAAATAAAACATGACTGTATGAGCAACATTGTAGCTCTGAGTGTAGCTGCACAGTTCCTGCCTTACCCTGTGTTACTCATTTTGTTTATTTAACAAGTTGAAACTATCTTCTACTAATGTCAGTTTGTCttcaataaataaatgtatattttttaCTTGCAAGTATTTCTGACATATCCTCCTTCATTGATGTgcaatttttatgtgaaatatgataaaaacacaaaaagaaaagtgctttaagccttctctatatcagaGTTTTAAACAGATTGTTACTTGTATCTTTTTCTGTATGCCATGGCCAAGTTTCAGGGGGCAGGGGCAGGTGGGGGaatgggggtgagggtgggggggtgCAGGGGAAGCATGTTGTGTTTTCCTCACACAGGTCTGGCACTACACGTGAATTTACTGGTTTCACATGGAATGCCACAATGATCACTTTGTAACTGTTAtggtacatacaggtactgcattgTTATATCGCCAATGTTGGCAGCAGCCACACACTAAACAATCAGAACCAAAGCCAACTGATTTCTATTAGTTTTGGCCAATCCAGAACTATGGAGTCCTCATCCAGGATGCTGTAaacaaattacaataatgtctctttgTTCCCCTCCATCTTTTCTCATTTTTAGTGCTCATTCCTCTTTATGGAGTACTAGCATCTAGGTATTTGATTCTGTTTGGAAATCTTACTTGCCTGCTTATTTTCTCCAACCTCACAACTCTTGTGACAAGCAAGTAACCCAAGGTTTTTTTCCATCTTAAGTTACATCTATAGCAAATTATTTTCTAAAATAATGTTTTTCATTATGAACCATACAAAATATCCTCCGAATATTGATACTCAACAGTACAACTATGGCACTGTGTGGTTAAAACTGGATAAAAATTACTTATGTTCAATCCAATATGATACCAATTAGTAGTCTTTATAATAATGTAGACTTATCCTCACAAAACCATAAAAATATATTAGCTAAACATAAGAAGTACAAAATACTCTAGTCTTACAAATACTCACAACCGTGATAGAATCTATCTACATGATTAAGTTACCAAAATACAAAACTCGCTATAATTTCACATCTCTAGGACAAAGATCTGAGGATATCTGCATTAATGTACAAGATATTGATGtaacttaacaaaaaaaaatacatagccAACATTCTTTCAATGACTACAATGTCAGAAGTTAATTTTTCTGTGATAAAATGGATAGTTGAAAAAAATTCACACTTGGGGAAAAAATTACAATATTGTGGAGCTTCTGTGAATACAGAGACTTGGCAAGGCAAAACACAAAATTGggagaatgaataaaaacaaaatatgagCTACAGGTAAACATAAATCAGCCCTAAACTGGTGCAGCACCTATAATTTATTGCTTTCTTTATCCTACTTCCAGTAGTGTTTCTTGGTACAAGTGCAATGAACATAATGGtaccattgtatatatattttacagTGACTTGAGTAAATCCTTGCAGTGCTAATTCTGTTAAGCAAATATGCCATCTATAATCTCCAAAAAAGTATTTTACTATATGCCACTACATTTTAGTTTGTCAGATTTTATCAATTCAGATACAAACATTCCCACCTCATTTGCTGATGATAACACAAAAGCGTGTTCAAAATTATTACTACATAACTGTGCTTTTACATTTGGGTGAAGTTTTAACAACTGTTCAAAATAACTAACAGGTGTCCAGTTATCTGTTGCACCATAGTAGAAAAACAGCTTATCTTTGTGCAAGTCTACTACATGATGATCAAGTTCTTGCACTGTATTCATTTCATCATCAGCTAGGGAAAAAACATTTCTCAATATCTGTGGATTAATTAATTGTCTGGTAACATCAGAAGCATCACTTCCTGAACCACGAATTAAAAAATACAAGTACAGTAGACAGTACTGTATCTTACTGGGAAACAACGTGAATATCCATGATAAGAACAATATTATGGGTACTATGGGGAGTACAAATTTTGTTAAGAATTTTCCATTGGGTGACTCCGCCATTCGCTCAACTGTAGGGAATAATAGATAGCACTTAACCACCCGCTTGTCTATGTCTTCATTTTTCAACATATTCAGTATAATTTTACACCCGATAGAATGGCCAACAAGATACAACCTGATGTTGCTCGgtacatatttgtttataaattcaaTTTTATGTTGAGTCTGAAAATCAAGATCATAAGACTGCTGTCCGTCAACTGCAGTAACACTGCCCGTTGGTAATTCGTGTCCTGCATGTGATATCACACACAGCGGCATTTTCAGATTCTTATAAACGGTATCTAAAAATTCTTTATAATAACCAATCAGACCAGGGTTTCCTGGAATAAGAAGTACCAGTTCTTCacaattttgtatttcttccttttttccgATACCCCATGTAGCAATGTGTGTTGGCGTAgcaccgatgttaacaaattcatcttgCATGTTGTCTTGTGAATTTTTGCTTCACGCTTACCTTCCACGTCCTTCCAAGTAGATATAACGCGACCCGCTAAACTCTGAAGGAGtgtattctgctttctcttttttGCGATACCTCCTACCACATCCCAACAGCCTATGACTTGCATAATATATTATCGACTTCCATCTAACTGCGTAAAACAGGAGATCAGAATTACGTCCGCATTTTTGAATCATTGTTTTTCTCCTAGTAATAAACTTCATCACACCTCCGATCTGTCATTTCGAAGGGCGCTGTGTTTATATAGTTACTACACATCTGTCAAAGTATGTTCGAGAGTATGCACACTATGGGCAAATATTTTCGGAAATGCCCTACTTTAATCCACTATGTGGATAGAATTACCAATAAAAGAATTTTTCCTATCAATTGGACAGAAAATTTATGATTTCAATTAATAATCATTAATATGATGTTAGATGATTT carries:
- the LOC126236573 gene encoding lipid droplet-associated hydrolase-like encodes the protein MQDEFVNIGATPTHIATWGIGKKEEIQNCEELVLLIPGNPGLIGYYKEFLDTVYKNLKMPLCVISHAGHELPTGSVTAVDGQQSYDLDFQTQHKIEFINKYVPSNIRLYLVGHSIGCKIILNMLKNEDIDKRVVKCYLLFPTVERMAESPNGKFLTKFVLPIVPIILFLSWIFTLFPSKIQYCLLYLYFLIRGSGSDASDVTRQLINPQILRNVFSLADDEMNTVQELDHHVVDLHKDKLFFYYGATDNWTPVSYFEQLLKLHPNVKAQLCSNNFEHAFVLSSANEVGMFVSELIKSDKLKCSGI